A genomic region of Methylobacterium durans contains the following coding sequences:
- a CDS encoding malate--CoA ligase subunit beta, whose product MDVHEYQAKELLASFGVAVPKGAVAFSPDQAVYAATELGGSFWAVKAQIHAGARGKAGGIKLCRTYNEVRDAAKDLLGKRLVTIQTGADGKPVQRVYVETADPFERELYLGYVLDRKAERVRVIASQRGGMDIEEIAAKEPEALIQVVVEPAVGLQQFQAREIAFQLGLNIKQVSAAVKTIMNAYRAFRDCDGTMLEINPLVVTKDDRVLALDAKMSFDDNAMFRRRNIADMHDPSQSDPREAQAAEHNLNYIGLDGEIGCIVNGAGLAMATMDMIKHAGGEPANFLDVGGGASPERVATAFRLVLSDRNVKAILVNIFAGINRCDWIAEGVVKAAREVKIDVPLVVRLAGTNVEAGKKILSESGLDLITADTLTEAAQKAVRACQGAKAAH is encoded by the coding sequence ATGGACGTTCACGAGTACCAAGCCAAAGAGCTGCTCGCGAGCTTCGGCGTCGCCGTGCCGAAGGGTGCCGTCGCCTTCAGCCCGGATCAGGCGGTCTACGCGGCGACCGAGCTCGGCGGCTCGTTCTGGGCCGTGAAGGCCCAGATCCATGCGGGCGCCCGCGGCAAGGCCGGCGGGATCAAGCTCTGCCGCACCTACAACGAGGTGCGCGACGCGGCGAAGGACCTGCTCGGCAAGCGCCTCGTCACCATCCAGACCGGCGCCGACGGCAAGCCCGTCCAGCGCGTCTACGTCGAGACCGCCGACCCGTTCGAGCGCGAGCTCTACCTCGGCTACGTCCTCGACCGGAAGGCAGAGCGCGTCCGCGTTATCGCCTCCCAGCGCGGCGGCATGGACATCGAGGAGATCGCCGCCAAGGAGCCCGAGGCCCTGATCCAGGTCGTGGTCGAGCCGGCGGTCGGCCTGCAGCAATTCCAGGCCCGCGAGATCGCCTTCCAGCTCGGGCTCAACATCAAGCAGGTCTCGGCCGCGGTGAAAACCATCATGAACGCCTACCGGGCGTTCCGCGATTGCGACGGCACCATGCTGGAGATCAACCCGCTCGTCGTCACGAAGGACGACCGGGTGCTGGCGCTCGACGCCAAGATGTCCTTCGACGACAACGCCATGTTCCGCCGCCGCAACATCGCGGACATGCACGACCCGTCCCAGAGCGATCCGCGCGAGGCGCAGGCCGCCGAGCATAATCTGAACTACATTGGCCTCGACGGCGAGATCGGCTGCATCGTCAATGGCGCCGGCCTCGCCATGGCGACGATGGACATGATCAAGCACGCAGGCGGCGAGCCGGCGAACTTCCTCGACGTCGGCGGCGGCGCATCGCCCGAGCGCGTCGCTACCGCCTTCCGGCTGGTCTTGTCCGACCGCAACGTGAAGGCGATCCTCGTCAACATCTTCGCGGGCATCAATCGCTGCGACTGGATCGCCGAGGGCGTGGTCAAGGCGGCGCGCGAGGTGAAGATCGACGTGCCGCTCGTGGTGCGGCTCGCGGGCACGAACGTGGAGGCAGGCAAGAAGATCCTCTCGGAGAGCGGGCTCGACCTGATCACCGCCGACACCCTGACCGAGGCCGCCCAGAAGGCCGTTCGGGCCTGCCAGGGCGCCAAGGCAGCCCACTGA
- the sucD gene encoding succinate--CoA ligase subunit alpha yields MSILIDEKTPILVQGITGDKGTFHAREMIEYGSNVVGGVTPGKGGKTHVGVPVFNTVKEAVRETGATTTITFVAPPFAADAIMEAADAGVRLICSITDGIPAQDMMRVKRYLMRYPKDRRSMVVGPNCAGIISPGKSMLGIMPGHIYLQGNVGIISRSGTLGYEAASQMKAEGIGISTSVGIGGDPINGSSFLDHLALFEQDPDTHAVLMIGEIGGPQEAEASAWIKENMTKPVIGFVAGLTAPKGRRMGHAGAIISATGDSAAEKAEIMRSYGLTVAPDPGSFGATVAEVMRKRAA; encoded by the coding sequence ATGAGCATCCTCATCGACGAGAAGACCCCGATCCTCGTTCAGGGCATCACGGGCGACAAGGGCACGTTCCACGCCCGCGAGATGATCGAGTACGGCTCGAACGTCGTCGGCGGCGTCACGCCTGGCAAGGGCGGCAAGACCCATGTGGGCGTGCCGGTGTTCAACACCGTGAAGGAGGCCGTGCGCGAGACGGGCGCCACCACGACGATCACCTTCGTGGCGCCGCCCTTCGCGGCGGACGCGATCATGGAGGCGGCCGACGCCGGCGTCCGGCTGATCTGCTCGATCACCGACGGCATCCCCGCCCAGGACATGATGCGGGTGAAGCGCTACCTGATGCGCTACCCGAAGGACCGCCGCTCGATGGTGGTGGGGCCGAACTGCGCCGGCATCATCTCGCCCGGCAAGTCGATGCTCGGCATCATGCCCGGCCATATCTACCTGCAGGGCAATGTCGGCATCATCTCGCGCTCCGGCACCCTCGGATACGAGGCCGCCTCGCAGATGAAGGCGGAAGGGATCGGCATCTCGACCTCGGTCGGCATCGGCGGTGATCCGATCAACGGCTCCTCCTTCCTCGATCATCTCGCGCTGTTCGAGCAGGATCCGGACACGCACGCCGTCCTGATGATCGGCGAGATCGGCGGTCCGCAGGAGGCCGAGGCTTCGGCCTGGATCAAGGAAAACATGACGAAGCCGGTGATCGGTTTCGTGGCCGGCCTCACCGCCCCGAAGGGCCGCCGCATGGGGCATGCGGGCGCCATCATCTCGGCGACCGGCGACAGTGCCGCCGAGAAGGCCGAGATCATGCGGTCCTACGGCCTCACCGTGGCGCCGGACCCGGGTTCCTTCGGCGCGACCGTCGCCGAGGTGATGCGCAAGCGCGCGGCGTGA
- a CDS encoding phosphoenolpyruvate carboxylase has product MTNTLHASPGAAVDHVFAPPVITGTSSKEALDILFHALLDVARRHEPELEVVLHGNANISEFSPELLARALQVQGIWFQLLSIAEQNAAMRRRRHIERNEGRAALGGSFSKILAEAASNGIAAGDIHGLLKDLRIRPTITAHPTEGKRVTVLEKFRRIYLLLRELELPRWTERERNGLMNDLRDQIELVWMTGELHLEKPTVEREVAWGLHFFDETLFEMLPEVLYSLEESLAQYYPDEKFEVPAFFQFGSWIGGDRDGNPYVTASVTRATLQRNALASLHRYRDGVNGLGRMLSLTERSLPVPESFKRELAHLLAESGDAKAIAGRNPGEAFRQFLTCILRKLEATIARNEGRRAPGPDYPSADGLINDLRTLEQGLADSKCDSLATDLVRPVRRMVEIFRFSTVRLDLRENSTRTTKALQALWRQQYGEAKTPPDVEAPEWKAWLLAELAKPRNPERSFDDLPDDARETLETFALVGEMREQLDREAFGAFILSMTRSVPDILGAYLLAKEAGIYLDTAGTEICPLPIVPLFETIDDLRAAPVIMKELLAIPVVRRSTRWQGGVQEVMIGYSDSNKDGGFVASNWELYKAQSKLTLLGKHLGVPIAFFHGRGGSVSRGGAPTARAIAAQPAGSINGRFRTTEQGEVVSFKYANRGTAAYQMELLASSVFEHALKSEREAASLPRAEFDDVLEAFSGASRAAYVKLIQHPDLVTYFGCASPLDEIALLNIGSRPARRFGARSLGDLRAIPWVFAWSQNRHVITGWYGVGSGLQSFLDVRGAQGEMQLKRMFRDSRLFRLILDEVEKTLLMVDLEIARDYASLVPDESVRTNIFRMIEDEYRLTCEMALRVSGDRDLAERFPLFRDRLNERLPTINQVSREQVELLRRFRSEEDEDKREAVKSALLLSINCIAVGFGATG; this is encoded by the coding sequence ATGACCAATACCCTGCATGCCTCGCCGGGCGCCGCGGTCGACCATGTCTTCGCGCCGCCAGTGATCACGGGCACCTCCTCGAAGGAGGCGCTCGACATCCTGTTCCACGCGCTGCTCGACGTCGCGCGCCGCCACGAGCCCGAGCTCGAGGTGGTCCTGCACGGCAACGCCAACATCTCGGAATTCTCGCCGGAGCTTCTCGCCCGAGCCCTGCAGGTGCAGGGCATCTGGTTCCAGCTCCTCTCGATCGCCGAGCAGAACGCCGCGATGCGCCGCCGCCGCCACATCGAGCGGAACGAGGGCCGCGCGGCGCTCGGCGGCAGCTTCAGCAAGATCCTGGCCGAGGCCGCCTCCAATGGCATCGCGGCCGGCGACATCCACGGCCTCCTGAAGGATCTGCGCATCCGCCCGACCATCACGGCGCACCCGACCGAGGGCAAGCGCGTGACCGTGCTGGAGAAGTTCCGCCGGATCTACCTGCTGCTGCGCGAGCTGGAACTGCCCCGCTGGACCGAGCGCGAGCGCAACGGCCTGATGAACGATCTGCGCGACCAGATCGAGCTGGTCTGGATGACGGGCGAGCTGCATCTCGAGAAGCCGACCGTCGAGCGCGAGGTCGCCTGGGGCCTGCACTTCTTCGACGAGACGCTGTTCGAGATGCTGCCGGAGGTGCTCTACTCCCTGGAGGAGAGCCTCGCCCAATATTACCCGGACGAGAAGTTCGAGGTGCCGGCCTTCTTCCAGTTCGGCTCCTGGATCGGCGGCGACCGCGACGGCAACCCCTACGTCACCGCCAGTGTCACCCGGGCGACGCTTCAGCGCAACGCCCTCGCCTCGCTCCACCGCTACCGCGACGGCGTGAACGGGCTCGGCCGCATGCTCTCCCTCACCGAGCGCTCGCTGCCGGTGCCGGAGAGCTTCAAGCGGGAACTCGCCCATCTCCTCGCGGAGAGCGGGGACGCCAAGGCCATCGCTGGCCGCAACCCCGGCGAGGCGTTCCGCCAGTTCCTAACCTGCATCCTGCGCAAGCTCGAGGCGACGATCGCCCGCAACGAAGGTCGGCGCGCCCCGGGCCCGGACTATCCCAGCGCGGACGGCCTCATCAACGACCTGCGCACCCTGGAGCAGGGGCTGGCCGACTCGAAATGCGACTCGCTCGCGACCGACCTCGTCCGGCCGGTGCGGCGGATGGTCGAGATCTTCCGCTTCTCCACCGTGCGGCTGGATCTGCGCGAGAACAGCACCCGCACCACGAAGGCGCTCCAGGCCCTCTGGCGGCAGCAATACGGGGAGGCCAAGACCCCGCCCGACGTCGAGGCGCCGGAATGGAAGGCGTGGCTGCTGGCCGAGCTCGCCAAGCCCCGCAACCCGGAGCGCTCCTTCGACGATCTGCCGGACGATGCCCGCGAGACGCTGGAGACCTTCGCCCTCGTCGGCGAGATGCGCGAGCAGCTCGACCGCGAGGCCTTCGGCGCCTTCATCCTCTCGATGACGCGCTCGGTGCCCGACATCCTCGGCGCCTACCTGCTGGCCAAGGAGGCCGGCATCTACCTCGACACGGCGGGCACCGAGATCTGCCCGCTGCCGATCGTGCCCCTCTTCGAGACGATCGACGACCTGCGCGCCGCGCCCGTCATCATGAAGGAGCTGCTCGCGATTCCCGTCGTGCGCCGCTCCACCCGCTGGCAGGGCGGCGTGCAGGAGGTGATGATCGGCTACTCGGATTCGAACAAGGACGGCGGTTTCGTCGCCTCGAACTGGGAACTCTACAAGGCGCAGTCGAAGCTCACCCTGCTCGGCAAGCATCTCGGCGTGCCGATCGCCTTCTTCCATGGCCGGGGCGGCTCGGTGAGCCGCGGCGGCGCTCCGACCGCGCGGGCCATCGCCGCCCAGCCGGCAGGCTCGATCAACGGGCGCTTCCGCACCACCGAGCAGGGCGAGGTGGTCTCCTTCAAGTACGCGAACCGCGGCACGGCGGCCTATCAGATGGAGCTTCTCGCCTCCTCGGTCTTCGAGCATGCCCTGAAATCCGAGCGCGAGGCGGCCTCGCTGCCGCGGGCCGAGTTCGACGACGTGCTGGAAGCCTTCTCGGGTGCGAGCCGCGCCGCCTACGTCAAGCTGATCCAGCACCCGGATCTCGTGACCTATTTCGGCTGCGCGAGCCCGCTCGACGAGATCGCGCTCCTCAACATCGGCTCGCGGCCGGCCCGCCGCTTCGGCGCCCGCTCGCTCGGCGACCTGCGGGCGATCCCGTGGGTGTTCGCGTGGTCGCAGAACCGGCATGTCATCACGGGCTGGTACGGCGTCGGTTCGGGGCTCCAGAGTTTCCTCGACGTGCGCGGCGCGCAGGGGGAGATGCAGCTCAAGCGGATGTTCCGCGACTCGCGCCTGTTCCGGCTCATCCTCGACGAGGTCGAGAAGACGCTCCTGATGGTCGATCTGGAGATCGCCCGCGACTATGCGAGCCTCGTGCCGGACGAGAGCGTGCGCACGAACATCTTCCGCATGATCGAGGACGAGTACCGCCTCACCTGCGAGATGGCGCTCCGCGTCAGCGGCGACCGGGATCTCGCCGAGCGCTTCCCCCTGTTCCGTGACCGGCTGAACGAGCGCCTGCCGACGATCAACCAAGTCAGCCGCGAGCAGGTCGAGCTGCTGCGCCGCTTCCGCAGCGAGGAGGACGAGGACAAGCGCGAGGCGGTGAAATCCGCGCTGCTCCTCTCGATCAACTGCATCGCGGTGGGCTTCGGCGCCACCGGATGA
- a CDS encoding HpcH/HpaI aldolase/citrate lyase family protein — MSFTLIQQATPRLHRSELAVPGSNPTFMEKSSKSAADVIFLDLEDAVAPDDKEKARTNIIQALNEIDWGNKTMMIRINGLDTHYMYRDVVDIVEACPRLDMILIPKVGVPADVYAIDVLVTQIEQAKKRDKKIGFEVLIETALGMANVEAIAQSSKRLEAMSFGVADYAASARARSTVIGGVNQDYSVLTDKDEGGNRQTHWQDPWLFAQNRMLVACRAYGLRPIDGPFGDFSDPDGYVSAAKRCAALGFEGKWAIHPTQIELANEVFTPSEAEVTKARRILEAMEEAAKAGRGAVSLDGRLIDIASIRMAEALIEKANAMNAK; from the coding sequence ATGAGCTTCACCCTGATCCAGCAGGCCACCCCGCGCCTGCACCGCTCGGAACTCGCCGTGCCCGGCTCGAACCCGACCTTCATGGAGAAGTCGTCGAAATCGGCCGCGGACGTGATCTTCCTCGACCTCGAGGACGCCGTGGCGCCCGACGACAAGGAGAAGGCCCGCACCAACATCATCCAGGCGCTCAATGAGATCGACTGGGGCAACAAGACCATGATGATCCGCATCAATGGTCTCGACACCCACTACATGTACCGCGACGTGGTCGATATCGTCGAGGCGTGTCCCCGCCTGGACATGATCCTGATTCCCAAGGTCGGCGTGCCGGCCGACGTCTACGCCATCGACGTGCTCGTCACCCAGATCGAGCAGGCCAAGAAGCGCGACAAGAAGATCGGCTTCGAGGTGCTGATCGAGACCGCGCTCGGCATGGCGAATGTCGAGGCGATCGCGCAATCCTCGAAGCGCCTTGAGGCGATGTCCTTCGGCGTCGCCGACTACGCGGCCTCGGCCCGCGCCCGCTCGACCGTGATCGGCGGCGTGAACCAGGATTACAGCGTGCTGACCGACAAGGACGAGGGCGGCAACCGCCAGACCCACTGGCAGGACCCGTGGCTCTTCGCCCAGAACCGGATGCTGGTGGCCTGCCGCGCCTACGGCCTGCGCCCGATCGATGGGCCCTTCGGCGATTTCTCGGATCCGGACGGCTACGTCTCGGCGGCCAAGCGCTGCGCGGCGCTGGGCTTCGAGGGCAAGTGGGCGATCCACCCGACCCAGATCGAGCTCGCCAACGAGGTCTTCACCCCCTCCGAGGCCGAGGTCACCAAGGCCCGCCGCATCCTCGAGGCGATGGAAGAGGCCGCCAAAGCCGGCCGCGGCGCCGTCTCCCTCGACGGCCGCCTCATCGACATCGCCTCGATCCGCATGGCCGAGGCGCTGATCGAGAAGGCGAATGCGATGAACGCGAAGTAG
- a CDS encoding GlcG/HbpS family heme-binding protein, producing the protein MHVTIEDAHEAIEAARAKAVELGTQMCIAVVDSGGNLKAFYRMDDAWVGSIDISQKKAKTALFFGMPTGQIGQLSQPGGPLYGIEHSNDGLITFPGGIPIVDKDGVMSGAIGVSGSTVENDHAVAEAGASAIGATELPAHPWRT; encoded by the coding sequence ATGCACGTGACGATCGAGGACGCGCACGAGGCCATCGAGGCTGCCCGCGCCAAGGCGGTCGAGCTCGGCACCCAGATGTGCATCGCCGTCGTCGATTCGGGCGGCAACCTGAAGGCGTTCTATCGGATGGACGATGCCTGGGTCGGCTCGATCGACATCTCGCAGAAGAAGGCCAAGACGGCCCTGTTCTTCGGCATGCCGACCGGACAGATCGGCCAGCTCTCGCAGCCCGGCGGACCGCTCTACGGCATCGAGCACTCGAATGACGGGCTCATCACGTTCCCGGGCGGTATCCCGATCGTGGACAAGGACGGCGTGATGTCGGGCGCCATCGGCGTCAGCGGATCGACCGTCGAGAACGACCACGCAGTGGCCGAGGCCGGCGCCAGCGCGATCGGCGCGACCGAGTTGCCGGCGCATCCCTGGCGCACCTGA
- a CDS encoding formate/nitrite transporter family protein yields the protein MTERDRAEAIAKHDAMIDAVDEIGRPDAFVLHEVIRHEGDEELRRHGLALFLSAFAAGLSIALSLIVPGVLKAHLPSTEWAKLVTTMGYAVGFLVVVLGRQQLFTENTITPILPLLHDRSAKTAFRVLRLWAIVLAGNILATAAIATVLAHSDAFGPGVTAAFAEISHHTIAFPFGATVIKAIFAGWIIALMVWILPATGTAAPFIILLMTWLVAMCGLAHVVAGSVEAFFLVASGAATLSDYAFRFFLPTLIGNVFGGVALVAVLNYGQVAPEVEENREVEAGPAER from the coding sequence GATGCCGTCGACGAGATCGGCCGGCCGGACGCCTTCGTTCTGCACGAGGTGATCCGCCACGAGGGCGACGAGGAGTTGCGCCGGCACGGGCTCGCCCTCTTCCTCTCGGCCTTCGCCGCGGGCCTCAGCATCGCCCTGTCGCTAATTGTCCCGGGCGTGCTGAAGGCGCACCTGCCCTCGACCGAGTGGGCGAAGCTCGTCACCACGATGGGCTACGCGGTTGGCTTCCTCGTCGTGGTGCTCGGGCGCCAGCAATTGTTCACCGAGAACACCATCACGCCGATCCTGCCCTTGCTCCACGACCGCTCGGCGAAGACCGCGTTCCGGGTGCTGCGCCTGTGGGCGATCGTGCTCGCCGGCAACATCCTCGCGACCGCCGCCATCGCCACGGTGCTGGCGCACTCGGACGCCTTCGGGCCGGGCGTGACGGCGGCGTTCGCCGAGATCAGCCACCACACCATCGCCTTCCCGTTCGGAGCGACCGTGATCAAGGCGATCTTCGCCGGCTGGATCATCGCCCTGATGGTGTGGATCCTGCCCGCGACCGGCACCGCGGCGCCCTTCATCATCCTCCTGATGACCTGGCTTGTCGCGATGTGCGGGCTCGCCCATGTCGTGGCGGGCTCGGTCGAGGCGTTCTTCCTGGTGGCGAGCGGCGCCGCCACCCTCAGCGACTACGCCTTCCGGTTCTTCCTGCCGACGCTCATCGGAAACGTGTTCGGCGGCGTCGCCCTCGTCGCCGTGCTGAATTACGGGCAGGTCGCGCCGGAGGTCGAGGAGAACCGGGAGGTCGAGGCCGGGCCGGCCGAGCGCTGA